From the Babylonia areolata isolate BAREFJ2019XMU chromosome 15, ASM4173473v1, whole genome shotgun sequence genome, one window contains:
- the LOC143290446 gene encoding max-like protein X, which translates to MDLNDIKIDSSPTGNQAFSFTRTNSTGSIPAGGCNSSASSAQNTDDEDSDPNKTRCYKQRRRQAHTMAEQKRRDAIKKGYDELTMIVPTCHHPESISNQKMSKASVLQKSIDYMQFLTQQKKTQEDELESLRREVMALKIMKANYEHIVKTHQNTPKHGQSQVSDELKFQVFKQIMDTLFQSFNSSISVANFAELSACVFSWLEEYCKPQTLREAVMDILTQLNTQLTSSQQ; encoded by the exons ATGGATCTCAACGACATCAAGATTGATTCAAGCCCAACTGGCAATCAAGCCTTCAGCTTCACACGCACCAACAGCACTGGGTCTATCCCTGCTGGGGGCTGCAACTCCTCTGCCTCTTCCGCACAGAACACAG atgatgaagacagtgaccCCAACAAGACCCGCTGCTACAAGCAAAGGCGGCGTCAGGCACACACCATGGCTGAACAGAAACGACGGGATGCTATCAAG aaagGCTATGACGAGCTGACGATGATTGTGCCCACCTGTCACCATCCGGAATCCATCTCCAACCAGAAGATGAGCAAGGCTAGTGTGCTGCAGAAAT ccatTGATTACATGCAGTTCCTGACCCAGCAGAAGAAGACCCAAGAGGATGAGCTGGAAAGTCTCCGTAGAGAAGTCATGGCACTGAAGATCATGAAAgc GAACTATGAGCATATTGTCAAGACCCACCAGAACACCCCAAAGCATGGACAGAGTCAGGTGTCGGATGAGCTCAAGTTTCAGGTG TTCAAGCAGATCATGGACACGCTGTTCCAGTCGTTCAACTCATCCATCTCCGTTGCCAACTTTGCTGAGCTGTCGGCCTGCGTGTTCAGCTGGCTGGAGGAGTACTGCAAGCCTCAG